One genomic window of Ilyobacter polytropus DSM 2926 includes the following:
- a CDS encoding LysR substrate-binding domain-containing protein, with product MDIRTYHSNEIYSLLENYNIDIGYVFSKVQNKNILTKHLYSEKMYLICHNDSPYYDKIKLSELKRINEIFLSWGPDYNQWHDQLWDFNEDLYIKINTGSMLSNYLENNKNSWAIAPYSVIKSLQNNGEFTYYETLPNPPKHSCYELMHKYPKGSQLDAIKLFTSSLDKYLNTCNWLERNF from the coding sequence TTGGATATTAGAACATATCATTCAAATGAAATATATAGTTTATTAGAAAATTACAATATAGATATTGGATATGTCTTTAGCAAGGTTCAAAATAAAAATATCCTAACCAAACATCTTTATTCTGAAAAAATGTACCTTATCTGTCATAATGATAGTCCCTACTATGACAAAATTAAGTTATCAGAATTAAAAAGAATCAATGAAATATTTTTGTCGTGGGGCCCTGACTATAATCAATGGCATGATCAACTTTGGGATTTCAATGAAGATTTATATATAAAAATAAATACAGGTTCTATGCTTTCAAATTATTTAGAAAATAATAAAAATTCATGGGCCATAGCACCTTACTCTGTAATAAAATCTCTGCAGAATAACGGAGAATTTACTTACTATGAAACATTGCCAAATCCACCAAAACATAGCTGTTACGAACTGATGCATAAATATCCAAAAGGAAGTCAATTAGATGCAATAAAATTATTTACTTCATCACTTGATAAATATTTGAATACTTGCAACTGGCTTGAAAGAAATTTTTAA
- a CDS encoding IS3 family transposase: MLKEKKITKRELFIFVEIHRNVHSISQICRALEVSRSGFNKFQNNKTTERKKKDQGILDSILEVRKNRHKRSYGAPRLKVELKDEYGIITSERRINRIMKENDISVNSTKKFKTGNEKSKRENITGNIVKRKFKVGRKNEVWVTDITYIWTSEGWLYLSTIMDLFSRRIIAYDIGKRMTSELVIDTLTRSFLLEEPEEELIIHSDQGSQYSSREYSNLVKKLGLIQSMSRRGNCYDNAVIESFHASLKKEMIYVEGLVTKRYMKAMVFDYIEFYNKERRHSFLGNVSPVEFEKIQKKLVLG, encoded by the coding sequence ATTCTCAAGGAAAAAAAGATAACTAAGAGGGAACTCTTTATCTTCGTTGAAATACACAGAAATGTTCATTCTATATCTCAGATATGTAGAGCCCTAGAAGTCTCTCGAAGTGGTTTTAATAAGTTTCAGAATAACAAAACTACTGAGAGAAAGAAAAAGGATCAAGGGATTCTAGATAGTATTCTAGAGGTCAGAAAGAACAGACATAAGAGGAGCTATGGAGCCCCTAGACTAAAGGTTGAGCTCAAAGATGAATATGGCATAATAACAAGCGAAAGACGAATAAATAGAATAATGAAAGAAAATGATATATCAGTTAATTCTACCAAGAAGTTTAAAACAGGAAATGAAAAGAGTAAAAGAGAAAATATCACAGGAAATATTGTAAAAAGAAAATTCAAAGTAGGTAGAAAAAATGAGGTCTGGGTTACAGATATCACATATATTTGGACAAGCGAAGGTTGGCTATATTTAAGCACAATTATGGATCTTTTTTCTAGAAGGATTATCGCCTACGATATAGGTAAGCGCATGACTAGTGAGTTAGTAATAGATACTTTAACAAGGTCATTTTTACTGGAGGAACCAGAGGAAGAACTGATAATTCATAGTGATCAAGGATCGCAATATTCGAGTAGGGAGTACTCTAACCTTGTAAAGAAGCTAGGATTAATCCAATCTATGAGTAGACGTGGGAACTGTTATGATAATGCAGTAATAGAATCCTTTCATGCTTCTTTGAAGAAAGAGATGATTTATGTAGAAGGTTTAGTAACTAAAAGGTATATGAAGGCAATGGTATTTGATTACATAGAATTTTATAATAAAGAGAGGAGACACAGTTTCTTAGGAAATGTCTCCCCTGTTGAGTTTGAAAAAATACAGAAAAAATTGGTGTTAGGTTGA
- a CDS encoding transposase, protein MMEEKRRYARFSEEKQKQIAELSFLKIKTKVELSNEYGITTNTVAAWEKKYFGGPKKDMELSAQDKEIIRLKNLLKEKEEDIEILKKATAIFSRKKR, encoded by the coding sequence ATGATGGAAGAAAAAAGAAGATATGCAAGATTTTCAGAGGAGAAACAGAAGCAAATCGCTGAGCTTTCTTTCCTTAAAATAAAAACAAAGGTAGAGCTATCAAATGAATACGGTATTACCACTAATACTGTTGCTGCCTGGGAAAAGAAATACTTTGGAGGTCCTAAGAAGGACATGGAGTTAAGCGCTCAAGACAAAGAAATTATCAGGTTGAAAAATCTACTTAAGGAAAAAGAAGAGGATATAGAGATCTTAAAAAAGGCTACAGCCATATTCTCAAGGAAAAAAAGATAA
- a CDS encoding LysR family transcriptional regulator, protein MKIIEIETFLMTVKTGSISASARKMFATQSTVSYRIKLLEEELGFKLLVRSKGHKNIELTNKGKDFLAIANQWMSLWKDTKNIKNKQDIYNITIGSVDSINNHSFVSHYFGVMMV, encoded by the coding sequence ATGAAAATTATAGAAATTGAAACATTTTTAATGACCGTAAAAACAGGAAGTATTTCTGCCTCAGCAAGAAAGATGTTTGCCACGCAATCAACAGTAAGTTATAGAATTAAACTATTAGAAGAAGAACTAGGATTTAAATTATTAGTTAGAAGTAAGGGGCATAAAAATATAGAATTAACAAATAAGGGAAAAGATTTTTTAGCTATTGCAAATCAATGGATGTCTTTATGGAAAGATACTAAAAATATAAAAAATAAACAAGATATTTACAATATCACAATAGGAAGTGTAGACAGTATAAATAACCACTCCTTTGTATCACACTACTTTGGTGTTATGATGGTTTAG
- a CDS encoding dimethylmenaquinone methyltransferase yields MSANNRKIIKDFPRPEKSLINEFENIQTANIGDCLDRDAALYSNIKTINNKNLVGPAFTIDISDGDNLLVYIALDLAKEGDVLVISGGNYKERAILGEIIAKYAEKKNLGGIVLDGCLRDYEVLSNMDFPIFATSISPNGPYKNGPGKINTPISIGGKMVTPGDLIIGDSDGVVVVSPKDMNDILKKVNEISIYEEKLLKNIEENNVLDIRWAYDKLEKENYYFIDYQNY; encoded by the coding sequence ATGTCTGCAAATAACAGAAAAATCATTAAAGATTTTCCTAGACCTGAAAAGAGTTTAATTAATGAATTTGAAAATATCCAAACTGCTAATATTGGTGATTGCCTAGACAGAGATGCTGCATTATACTCAAATATTAAAACTATTAATAATAAAAATTTAGTAGGTCCAGCTTTTACAATTGATATTTCCGATGGAGATAATCTTTTGGTATATATTGCATTAGACCTTGCTAAAGAGGGAGATGTTTTAGTAATAAGTGGAGGAAATTATAAAGAAAGAGCCATATTAGGTGAGATAATTGCAAAATATGCGGAGAAAAAAAATCTAGGAGGCATAGTCCTTGATGGGTGCCTAAGAGACTACGAGGTACTTTCGAATATGGATTTTCCTATTTTTGCAACGAGTATTTCACCAAATGGACCTTATAAAAATGGACCGGGTAAAATTAATACCCCTATATCTATTGGAGGAAAAATGGTAACACCTGGGGATTTAATTATTGGAGATTCAGATGGAGTCGTAGTTGTTTCACCAAAAGACATGAACGACATTTTAAAAAAAGTTAATGAAATTAGTATATACGAAGAAAAGTTGTTAAAGAACATAGAAGAAAATAATGTTCTTGATATTAGGTGGGCGTATGATAAATTGGAAAAGGAAAATTATTATTTTATTGACTATCAAAATTATTAA
- the gltS gene encoding sodium/glutamate symporter, whose translation MNISLDVIQTLGLAVIVFIFGSFVKSRVKVFQTYFIPAPVIGGLSFSFLMFALYNLNGTTIIFDKVLQNFFMNIFFTCVGFTVSVKLMKKSGRQGVLLALIAVLFLVIQNLVGVSLASVFGINKLLGIAMGSISMSGGVGSGAAFGPTLEKFGAEGATTIGVAAATFGLLMGSMIGGPVAKKLIDRHNLKSDFLKSGVNEEKKLLGDVLIEKNLLNSVLIVLLGAATGTIISMLLKFTGFTFPYYVGCLFGGAIARNLADIGAFELRMKEVDILGNISLALFLSMALMSLNINKLVDLAIPMLMILVIQATTMIIYAYFITFRSMGKSYDAAVMAAGHCGVGLGQTPNALANMSSVIEKNGPAPNAWFVLPVITVVFINIFNPIIITFFINFFK comes from the coding sequence ATGAATATATCACTTGATGTAATCCAAACACTTGGTCTTGCGGTTATTGTATTTATCTTTGGTAGTTTTGTTAAAAGTAGGGTTAAAGTTTTTCAAACATATTTTATACCTGCCCCAGTTATTGGAGGACTATCTTTCAGTTTTTTGATGTTTGCTTTATATAATCTGAATGGAACTACAATTATATTTGATAAAGTTTTACAGAATTTCTTTATGAACATATTTTTTACTTGTGTCGGATTCACCGTAAGTGTGAAATTAATGAAGAAGAGTGGAAGACAAGGAGTTCTCCTTGCATTAATTGCAGTTTTATTTTTAGTTATCCAAAACCTTGTAGGTGTTTCCCTTGCCTCTGTATTTGGGATAAATAAACTGCTTGGAATAGCAATGGGGTCTATATCTATGTCAGGTGGGGTCGGTTCAGGTGCAGCTTTTGGGCCCACTTTAGAAAAGTTTGGTGCTGAAGGAGCTACGACAATTGGAGTTGCTGCCGCAACATTCGGTCTATTAATGGGAAGTATGATAGGAGGACCTGTTGCTAAAAAACTGATAGACAGACATAATTTAAAAAGTGATTTCCTTAAAAGTGGTGTCAATGAAGAAAAAAAATTATTAGGAGATGTTTTGATTGAAAAAAATCTTTTAAACAGTGTATTAATTGTACTTCTAGGAGCAGCCACAGGTACTATTATCTCTATGTTATTAAAATTTACAGGATTTACTTTCCCATATTATGTAGGGTGTTTATTTGGAGGAGCAATTGCAAGAAATTTAGCTGATATAGGTGCTTTTGAACTCCGTATGAAAGAAGTTGATATTCTTGGAAATATCTCACTCGCATTATTTTTATCTATGGCACTTATGTCATTAAATATAAATAAATTGGTTGATCTTGCTATCCCAATGCTTATGATTCTTGTAATACAAGCAACTACAATGATTATTTATGCATATTTTATTACGTTTAGATCAATGGGAAAAAGTTACGATGCTGCTGTTATGGCGGCCGGTCATTGTGGTGTTGGGTTAGGTCAGACACCTAATGCACTTGCAAACATGTCTTCTGTTATTGAAAAAAATGGTCCTGCTCCAAATGCCTGGTTTGTGCTTCCAGTAATAACAGTTGTATTTATTAATATTTTTAACCCCATAATAATTACTTTCTTTATAAATTTTTTTAAATAG
- a CDS encoding UxaA family hydrolase, with product MKVKAIVAKGIDNVASVISFIEKNEVVGVNLDGEIKEVFVNHSVPYGHKIALRDIKNGEDVYKYGEVIGRATDDIKYGDYVHVHNVESKRGRGDWKK from the coding sequence ATGAAAGTAAAAGCAATTGTAGCAAAAGGTATCGACAATGTAGCATCAGTAATTAGCTTTATTGAGAAAAACGAGGTGGTAGGGGTAAATTTAGACGGAGAAATCAAAGAAGTTTTCGTAAATCATAGTGTTCCTTATGGTCATAAAATAGCATTAAGGGATATTAAGAATGGTGAAGATGTCTATAAATATGGTGAAGTAATAGGAAGAGCGACTGATGATATCAAATATGGTGATTATGTACATGTTCATAATGTAGAAAGCAAAAGAGGAAGAGGAGACTGGAAAAAATAA
- a CDS encoding UxaA family hydrolase, with product MKIQGYRRENGKVGIRNHVAILPSSVCASETAVRISNLVPGTVALPHQHGCCQVGADSEQTINTLIGLGSNPNVAKVLVVGLGCEGAEPLRISEEIKKTGKEVQMITIQNCGGTLKTIEEGARIARKMITKVAMLKKEEIDISELTLAIECGGTDTTSGLCANPAVGTASDILLSHGGTAMLSETTELIGAEHVLANRAVSSEVKDKLLEIVKRTEDRAMSLGVDIRGGQPTPGNIEGGVITIEEKSLGCIYKAGSSDIQGVLEYGEIPSSGKGFYVMDTPGQDIESITGMVAGGAQLVIFTTGRGTPTGFPIAPVIKITGNETTYNNMIDNIDINAGRVITEGASIKSIGEEIFSEMMEVSNGKPTKSESLGHKEFGIYKIAPTF from the coding sequence ATGAAAATTCAGGGATACAGAAGAGAAAATGGAAAAGTAGGAATAAGAAATCATGTAGCAATATTACCATCTTCGGTCTGTGCTTCAGAAACTGCAGTGAGGATAAGTAATTTAGTTCCAGGAACTGTTGCATTACCTCATCAACATGGGTGTTGTCAAGTTGGAGCTGATTCGGAACAGACGATAAATACCCTAATTGGTTTGGGATCCAATCCAAATGTAGCAAAAGTTTTAGTAGTTGGTTTAGGATGCGAAGGAGCGGAGCCTTTAAGAATCTCGGAAGAAATAAAAAAAACTGGAAAAGAAGTTCAAATGATTACAATTCAAAATTGTGGAGGGACACTAAAAACAATTGAAGAAGGTGCAAGAATAGCAAGAAAAATGATCACGAAAGTTGCGATGTTAAAAAAGGAAGAGATTGATATTTCCGAATTAACTTTAGCGATAGAATGTGGGGGGACAGATACAACTTCTGGTCTTTGTGCAAATCCAGCTGTAGGAACGGCGTCAGATATTTTATTGAGTCATGGTGGTACTGCAATGCTATCAGAAACAACAGAATTGATTGGTGCAGAACATGTTCTTGCAAATAGGGCTGTGTCAAGTGAAGTTAAGGATAAACTGTTAGAGATTGTTAAACGAACAGAAGATAGAGCTATGTCTTTAGGTGTTGATATTAGAGGTGGACAGCCTACTCCAGGAAATATAGAAGGTGGAGTTATAACAATTGAAGAAAAATCATTGGGTTGTATTTATAAAGCTGGAAGTTCTGATATTCAAGGAGTTCTAGAATATGGCGAAATACCTTCAAGCGGGAAAGGATTTTATGTCATGGATACTCCAGGGCAAGATATTGAGTCAATTACAGGAATGGTAGCAGGAGGAGCTCAACTGGTTATTTTTACAACAGGAAGAGGAACACCTACAGGATTTCCAATAGCTCCAGTAATAAAAATAACTGGTAACGAGACAACTTATAATAATATGATTGATAATATAGATATAAATGCTGGAAGAGTTATAACAGAGGGGGCATCAATCAAATCGATAGGAGAAGAAATCTTTTCAGAAATGATGGAAGTATCTAATGGAAAGCCGACAAAATCAGAGTCATTGGGACATAAAGAATTTGGAATTTATAAAATTGCACCAACTTTTTAG
- a CDS encoding 2-keto-3-deoxygluconate permease: MEIKRSIEKIPGGMMVIPLVLGALMNTFTPGILKIGGFTTAIASGASALIGVFLVCMGAGINLKAAPMAAKKGFSITLSKFLIGTVVGLLVAKFLGPNGLFGLSSLAIISAMTNTNGGLYAALAGEFGDETDIGAIAIISVNDGPFLTMIALGTAGVATIPIKALIGVLLPIVVGMILGNLDPKMKEFLTKGGPMLIPFFAFGLGAGINFAMLLKAGLPGILLGVLTAVVGGTFNVMADKASGGTGIAGAAASSTAGNAVATPAAVALADPSLAGIAAIATPQVAASTITTALLVPIITSYLVKRNKKQESIKV, translated from the coding sequence ATGGAGATAAAAAGAAGCATCGAAAAAATACCTGGAGGAATGATGGTTATTCCACTTGTATTAGGAGCTCTAATGAATACATTTACACCTGGAATATTAAAAATAGGAGGATTCACCACAGCGATTGCTTCTGGAGCTTCAGCATTAATAGGGGTTTTCTTGGTATGTATGGGAGCAGGTATAAATTTAAAAGCAGCTCCTATGGCAGCAAAAAAAGGTTTTAGTATAACACTGAGTAAATTTTTAATAGGTACTGTAGTAGGTTTATTGGTTGCAAAATTTCTAGGACCTAATGGGTTATTCGGTTTATCTTCTCTGGCTATAATTAGTGCAATGACAAACACAAATGGCGGTTTATACGCAGCACTAGCTGGTGAATTTGGAGATGAGACAGACATTGGAGCGATAGCTATAATTTCCGTAAATGATGGTCCATTTTTAACGATGATTGCCTTAGGAACAGCAGGGGTTGCTACAATTCCTATTAAAGCACTGATAGGAGTATTACTTCCAATTGTAGTAGGAATGATTCTTGGAAATTTAGATCCCAAAATGAAAGAATTTTTAACAAAGGGAGGACCAATGTTGATACCTTTCTTTGCTTTCGGCTTAGGAGCAGGTATTAATTTCGCAATGTTATTGAAGGCCGGTCTTCCTGGGATACTATTAGGAGTATTAACAGCAGTAGTTGGAGGAACATTCAATGTTATGGCAGATAAAGCCAGTGGAGGAACTGGAATAGCTGGGGCAGCAGCATCAAGTACAGCCGGAAACGCAGTGGCAACTCCAGCCGCAGTGGCATTAGCAGATCCAAGTCTTGCTGGAATAGCTGCTATTGCTACTCCCCAAGTTGCAGCTTCAACTATAACAACAGCTCTCTTGGTTCCTATAATAACTAGTTACTTGGTAAAAAGAAATAAAAAACAAGAATCTATAAAAGTTTAG
- a CDS encoding four-carbon acid sugar kinase family protein, with the protein MSKYVIIADDFTGANDTGVKFSKKSIKTIVTTKLEDFKVELMNCNTLVVDLESRFDDKDTAFEKAYQVSKNLKSMGIKKIYKKIDSTFRGNIGSEIDGAMEGGKFNATFLIPALPNAMRTTENGNVFLNDVLLEKTEISIDPRTPVKESFIPKILSIQSKRKVGLVNYEEIETGKIKKRIDELFLNGCEIIIFDSITDNHLNLISICIEKNFKNENIMMAGSAGFAEKIPHIYNLIPKAPPALLIAGSISEVTRKQVDFLREKSKIRAIKVVVENLFNGNKSLEKLEIMKEVENRYIKNEDILIYTTDKREEVNGLFSKIETNGLSLEKISEEIANFLGEIAKEILEKFEISGLFLTGGDTAIKVSVALKAEGVIIKNEIIEGVPYGYFLDEKYKDIIIVSKAGAFGTEDAILKSLEFIKKESK; encoded by the coding sequence ATGAGTAAATATGTAATTATTGCAGATGATTTTACAGGGGCAAATGACACTGGTGTAAAATTTAGTAAAAAATCCATAAAAACTATAGTGACAACAAAGTTAGAAGACTTTAAAGTTGAGTTGATGAATTGTAATACTTTAGTAGTAGATTTAGAGAGTAGATTTGATGACAAAGATACTGCATTCGAAAAAGCTTATCAAGTATCTAAAAACCTTAAATCAATGGGGATAAAAAAGATTTATAAAAAAATAGATTCTACATTTAGGGGAAACATTGGCAGTGAAATAGATGGAGCAATGGAAGGCGGAAAATTTAACGCAACGTTTCTAATACCAGCTCTACCCAATGCAATGAGAACCACAGAAAATGGAAACGTATTTTTAAATGACGTACTTTTAGAAAAAACAGAAATATCGATAGATCCTAGAACTCCTGTTAAAGAATCATTTATTCCTAAAATACTATCAATTCAATCCAAAAGAAAAGTAGGATTAGTTAATTATGAAGAAATTGAAACAGGAAAAATAAAAAAAAGAATTGATGAATTATTTTTAAATGGTTGCGAGATAATTATCTTTGACTCGATAACAGATAATCACTTAAATTTAATATCAATCTGCATAGAGAAGAACTTTAAAAATGAAAATATAATGATGGCTGGATCAGCAGGTTTTGCCGAAAAAATTCCCCATATATATAATTTGATTCCAAAAGCTCCACCAGCTCTGCTAATAGCAGGAAGTATAAGTGAAGTGACTAGGAAACAGGTAGATTTTTTAAGAGAAAAATCCAAAATAAGAGCAATAAAAGTTGTTGTAGAAAATTTATTTAACGGAAATAAAAGTTTGGAAAAGCTTGAGATAATGAAAGAAGTTGAGAATAGATATATCAAAAATGAAGATATTTTGATATATACAACTGATAAAAGAGAGGAAGTTAATGGGCTCTTTTCTAAAATTGAAACAAATGGATTAAGCTTAGAAAAAATTTCCGAAGAAATAGCTAATTTTTTGGGAGAGATAGCCAAAGAGATATTAGAAAAATTTGAGATAAGCGGTTTATTTTTAACAGGAGGTGATACTGCAATAAAAGTAAGTGTAGCCTTAAAAGCAGAGGGGGTTATTATTAAAAATGAGATTATAGAAGGCGTACCATATGGTTATTTTTTAGATGAAAAATACAAAGATATTATTATAGTTAGTAAAGCTGGTGCCTTTGGAACAGAAGATGCTATCTTGAAATCGCTTGAATTTATAAAAAAGGAGAGTAAATAA
- the pdxA gene encoding 4-hydroxythreonine-4-phosphate dehydrogenase PdxA, translating into MNKIIGITMGDPSGIGPEIILKSFFNKKIKSGKYLVIGDYEIIEFFNKKLGLNVKLEKLINIDNINFSKDVLSILDLGLIKIENLKIGEVSLNSGNAAFQYLKKAIELAMNGKISGIATAPLNKEAMNKAGHFYSGHTEILGYYTSTKDYAMLLYDEKLSTIHVSTHVSLKEAIKRTKKERVEEVIRLADKTFRKLGLKNPKIAVAGLNPHSGENGLFGMEEIEEIIPAINSSISKGINVEGPIPPDTVFLKAVEGNYDVVVAMYHDQGHIPLKLLGFNSGVNITVGLPIIRTSVDHGTAFEIAGKNIANEESMINAINLVHKLSDA; encoded by the coding sequence ATGAATAAAATAATAGGAATAACTATGGGAGATCCTTCAGGAATAGGTCCTGAAATCATCTTGAAAAGTTTTTTTAATAAAAAAATAAAATCTGGAAAATATCTAGTTATTGGTGATTATGAAATTATAGAGTTTTTTAATAAAAAATTAGGTTTAAATGTTAAATTAGAAAAGCTGATTAATATTGATAATATTAATTTTTCTAAAGATGTTCTTAGTATTTTAGATTTAGGATTAATTAAAATAGAAAATTTAAAAATTGGTGAGGTTAGTTTAAATTCAGGAAATGCTGCTTTTCAGTATTTGAAAAAAGCGATAGAATTAGCGATGAATGGAAAAATTTCTGGGATTGCAACAGCGCCATTAAACAAAGAAGCTATGAATAAAGCAGGGCATTTTTATTCAGGACATACGGAGATATTGGGTTACTACACTTCAACAAAAGATTACGCAATGCTACTTTATGATGAAAAATTAAGTACTATACATGTTTCGACACATGTTTCTCTAAAGGAAGCAATAAAAAGAACAAAAAAAGAAAGAGTTGAAGAAGTTATAAGATTGGCAGATAAGACATTTAGAAAATTAGGATTAAAAAATCCAAAGATAGCTGTTGCAGGTCTAAATCCTCACTCAGGGGAGAATGGACTCTTTGGAATGGAAGAAATTGAGGAAATAATTCCGGCAATAAACTCCTCCATATCAAAAGGTATAAACGTAGAAGGTCCAATACCGCCCGATACAGTTTTTTTAAAAGCAGTGGAAGGTAATTATGATGTCGTTGTTGCAATGTATCATGACCAGGGTCATATTCCTCTAAAATTGTTGGGATTTAATAGTGGAGTTAATATAACAGTGGGATTACCAATAATAAGGACTTCAGTCGATCACGGAACCGCTTTTGAAATAGCCGGGAAAAATATTGCCAACGAAGAAAGTATGATAAATGCGATAAATTTAGTTCATAAACTTAGTGATGCTTAA
- a CDS encoding FadR/GntR family transcriptional regulator, with product MFFPIEVSDISELISNSIKNLIIEGKLKPGDKLPSERVLAEKFNVSRNTLREALGNLRLLGIIETKRNDGNFVSLNLEKVFIEMLKFMFLLKGTRKDVFIFRKSIEVEATIDSVKNFTDEDLLELSEKLEKFKNTPEKDYEEIAKLDMDFHFKLISKCENYLMFTLYKAIYALITEFLNDSVKIMDKKLLDQHHEEMFNYAKVKDIKQLKKSLENHLEVVQEFNFERN from the coding sequence ATGTTTTTTCCAATAGAAGTAAGTGACATATCTGAATTGATATCTAATTCAATTAAAAACCTGATTATAGAGGGGAAACTTAAACCTGGAGACAAATTGCCGTCAGAAAGAGTATTAGCTGAAAAATTTAATGTTAGCAGAAATACTTTAAGAGAAGCTTTGGGGAACCTAAGGTTACTTGGGATTATAGAAACTAAGAGAAACGATGGGAATTTTGTAAGTCTTAATTTAGAAAAGGTTTTTATTGAAATGTTAAAATTTATGTTTCTTCTCAAAGGGACTAGAAAAGATGTATTTATTTTTAGAAAGTCAATAGAAGTTGAGGCAACAATTGATTCAGTGAAAAACTTTACAGATGAGGATCTCCTAGAATTGTCTGAAAAATTAGAAAAATTTAAGAACACACCTGAAAAAGATTACGAGGAAATAGCAAAATTAGATATGGATTTCCATTTCAAATTAATTAGCAAATGTGAAAATTACTTGATGTTCACACTTTATAAAGCTATTTATGCTTTAATCACTGAATTTTTAAATGACTCAGTAAAAATAATGGATAAAAAATTATTGGATCAACATCATGAAGAAATGTTTAATTATGCTAAAGTAAAAGATATAAAACAGCTAAAGAAATCATTGGAAAATCACTTGGAAGTTGTTCAGGAATTTAATTTTGAAAGAAATTAG
- a CDS encoding carbon-nitrogen family hydrolase, with protein sequence MRVSAVQMDMKFEDPEKNYEKAEQLIRMAAKQKPDTIVLPETWNTGFFPEKNVSSFSDKGGQRTIELFSALSKELDVNIIAGSVVNEKQEGMYNTTYIFDRKGKCIAEYDKTHLFSYMNEDEHFKKGEKLTTFELDGVKCGVIICYDIRFLELIRTLTLQGIKILFVVAQWPVPRIKHWEILNQARAIENQIFVACVNSCGTAGETIYGGHSALIDPWGENIVQAGNTEEIITGDFDIEIVDKIRDTINVYNDRRTELYKII encoded by the coding sequence ATGCGAGTAAGTGCGGTTCAAATGGATATGAAGTTTGAAGATCCAGAAAAAAATTATGAAAAAGCTGAACAACTGATTAGAATGGCTGCAAAACAAAAACCTGATACGATTGTATTGCCAGAAACATGGAATACAGGGTTTTTTCCTGAAAAGAACGTAAGTTCTTTTTCTGACAAGGGAGGGCAACGTACCATAGAGTTGTTCTCAGCTTTATCTAAAGAATTAGATGTTAATATAATAGCTGGGTCTGTTGTTAATGAAAAACAAGAAGGTATGTACAACACAACTTACATATTTGATAGAAAAGGTAAATGTATAGCTGAGTATGACAAGACCCATCTTTTCTCATATATGAATGAGGATGAGCATTTTAAAAAAGGCGAAAAACTAACTACTTTTGAATTAGATGGAGTAAAATGTGGGGTAATTATATGCTATGATATACGATTTTTAGAGCTTATACGAACTTTAACACTACAAGGAATAAAAATACTTTTTGTCGTAGCACAGTGGCCTGTTCCTAGAATTAAACATTGGGAAATATTAAACCAGGCAAGAGCTATTGAAAATCAGATTTTTGTAGCTTGTGTAAATTCATGCGGTACTGCAGGTGAAACTATATACGGAGGTCACTCAGCACTGATTGATCCTTGGGGTGAAAATATTGTTCAGGCAGGAAATACGGAAGAAATAATTACCGGTGATTTTGATATAGAGATTGTTGACAAAATCAGGGATACAATAAATGTTTATAACGATAGAAGAACAGAATTATATAAAATAATTTAA